From Lysinibacillus sp. SGAir0095, the proteins below share one genomic window:
- a CDS encoding thioredoxin family protein: MQNITTNEQFNEIIASEQPVIVKFYAGWCPDCTRMNMFIDPIIEEYNQYTWYEMNRDDFPELAEKYQVMGIPSLLIFKNSEKLAHLHSANAKSPEDVKEFLNAQ; the protein is encoded by the coding sequence ATGCAAAATATTACTACAAATGAACAATTTAACGAAATTATCGCATCTGAACAACCTGTGATTGTAAAATTCTACGCTGGTTGGTGCCCAGATTGCACACGCATGAACATGTTTATTGATCCAATTATTGAAGAATACAATCAATACACATGGTATGAAATGAACCGTGATGATTTCCCTGAACTAGCAGAAAAATATCAAGTGATGGGGATTCCAAGTTTATTGATCTTCAAAAACAGTGAAAAACTTGCACACTTACACAGTGCAAACGCAAAATCACCTGAAGATGTAAAAGAATTCTTAAACGCTCAATAA
- a CDS encoding acyl-CoA dehydrogenase family protein, producing MVQTTNIIKGGSFLIEDVELDRVITPEDFTDEQKMIAQTTTDYVENEVKPVVENLEHHEFEHSVRLLKKAGELGLLAADVPEEYEGLELDKISSALIAEKMSPAGGFSITHGAHVGIGSLPIVLFGNHEQKSKYLPKLASGELIAAYALTEPGSGSDALGAKTVAKLNEEGTHYVLNGEKQWITNAGFADVFVVYAKIDGDKFTAFIVERNFPGVSVGAEEKKMGIKSSSTRTLILEDAEVPVENLLGEVGRGHVIAFNILNIGRYKLGVGTVGASKRALELAVAYTNQRQQFKTPLSSFNLTKEKIATMASQLYASESLNYRTVGYFEDRLSQLSAEEQKDGKAIAGAIAEYAIECSIAKVFGSETLDYISDEAVQLHGGYGFMAEYEVERIYRDSRINRIFEGTNEINRLIVPGTFMKKALKGELPLLQVAQKLQEELLMLMPEEIGDEPLAQEKYLVKNAKKIGVLVAGVAAQRFGAKLEAEQEVLVNIANIANQLYAMESAVIRTAKAIEREGVEKSKQKILYTEIFCQEAFAEIEKEAKETILASVDGDAGKMTLSALRKLTRSNPYNLILKKREASVKLIEAEKYIV from the coding sequence ATGGTTCAGACAACAAACATTATTAAGGGTGGAAGTTTTTTAATTGAAGATGTGGAGTTAGACCGTGTCATTACACCTGAGGATTTTACTGACGAGCAAAAAATGATCGCTCAAACAACGACAGATTATGTTGAAAACGAAGTAAAGCCAGTAGTTGAGAATTTAGAGCATCATGAATTTGAGCATTCTGTACGTTTATTGAAAAAAGCAGGGGAACTAGGCTTATTAGCAGCTGATGTACCTGAGGAATACGAAGGCTTAGAGTTAGATAAAATCTCTTCAGCTTTAATCGCGGAAAAAATGTCACCAGCAGGTGGTTTCTCTATTACTCATGGTGCGCACGTGGGGATCGGGTCATTACCGATCGTCCTATTCGGAAACCATGAACAAAAATCGAAATACTTGCCAAAACTTGCATCTGGTGAGTTAATTGCAGCTTATGCATTGACTGAACCAGGCTCAGGTTCGGATGCTCTTGGTGCCAAAACAGTTGCCAAGCTTAATGAGGAAGGTACTCATTATGTATTAAACGGGGAAAAGCAATGGATTACAAATGCTGGATTTGCTGATGTGTTCGTTGTTTACGCGAAAATCGATGGTGACAAATTCACTGCTTTTATCGTTGAACGTAATTTCCCAGGTGTATCTGTAGGTGCTGAAGAAAAGAAAATGGGGATAAAATCATCTTCAACGCGTACTTTAATTTTAGAAGATGCAGAAGTTCCTGTTGAAAACTTACTTGGAGAAGTTGGCCGCGGTCACGTAATCGCGTTCAATATTTTAAATATTGGTCGTTATAAATTAGGGGTTGGTACTGTAGGTGCGTCAAAACGTGCTTTAGAACTAGCAGTTGCTTATACAAACCAACGTCAACAATTTAAAACACCACTTTCAAGTTTCAATCTAACTAAAGAAAAAATCGCAACTATGGCTTCTCAGCTTTATGCTTCTGAATCTTTAAACTATCGTACTGTAGGTTACTTCGAGGATCGTTTAAGCCAGCTTTCAGCAGAAGAACAAAAAGATGGGAAAGCAATTGCTGGAGCGATTGCTGAATATGCGATTGAATGTTCGATTGCGAAAGTTTTCGGTTCAGAAACATTAGATTACATTTCTGACGAAGCGGTTCAATTACATGGTGGATATGGCTTCATGGCAGAATATGAAGTAGAACGTATTTACCGTGACTCTCGTATTAACCGTATTTTCGAAGGGACTAACGAAATCAACCGTTTAATCGTACCTGGAACTTTCATGAAAAAAGCACTAAAAGGCGAGTTGCCATTACTTCAAGTTGCTCAAAAGCTTCAAGAAGAGTTATTGATGCTAATGCCTGAAGAAATTGGTGATGAGCCATTAGCACAAGAGAAATATCTTGTGAAAAATGCTAAGAAAATCGGTGTATTAGTAGCTGGTGTAGCTGCTCAGAGGTTTGGTGCGAAACTAGAAGCTGAGCAAGAAGTACTTGTTAACATTGCGAATATTGCAAACCAGCTGTATGCAATGGAATCAGCTGTTATTCGTACAGCTAAAGCGATTGAGCGTGAGGGTGTAGAGAAATCGAAACAGAAAATTCTTTATACTGAAATCTTCTGTCAAGAAGCGTTTGCGGAAATCGAAAAAGAAGCAAAAGAAACCATCTTGGCATCAGTTGATGGAGACGCTGGAAAAATGACTCTTTCAGCACTACGTAAACTAACTCGAAGCAATCCTTATAACTTAATCTTGAAAAAACGCGAAGCTTCAGTAAAACTTATTGAAGCAGAAAAATATATCGTATAA
- a CDS encoding C39 family peptidase, whose protein sequence is MKVQLNVQGISQYNKDISPRYQNSACGPTTVFVILNYHNYQQAKNINDLYKLLGGTKIGLFRWRLIKNLRKLLGPKWNVSRCTLAESLKELEAGRPVAMKFDKHFTFQWLAKPTFNYHWVPLIGYLIQDDELYLILHDNGGRNRESQIRKVRFADNHKVLSFVKIEPK, encoded by the coding sequence ATGAAAGTTCAACTAAATGTACAAGGAATCTCCCAATATAACAAAGACATTAGCCCACGATATCAGAACTCTGCTTGTGGCCCTACTACAGTATTTGTCATTTTAAATTACCATAACTATCAGCAAGCTAAAAATATCAATGACCTATACAAACTTCTAGGTGGAACTAAAATCGGTCTATTTAGATGGCGACTGATTAAAAATTTAAGAAAACTCTTAGGTCCCAAATGGAATGTATCTCGCTGCACACTAGCTGAAAGCCTGAAAGAACTTGAGGCTGGAAGACCGGTTGCCATGAAATTTGATAAACACTTCACGTTTCAATGGTTGGCAAAACCCACTTTCAACTACCACTGGGTTCCATTAATCGGTTATCTCATCCAGGATGATGAGCTTTATTTAATCCTCCATGATAACGGTGGACGAAATCGTGAAAGCCAAATCAGAAAAGTTCGCTTTGCCGATAACCACAAAGTATTAAGCTTCGTAAAAATAGAGCCAAAGTGA
- a CDS encoding 2-hydroxymuconate tautomerase family protein has protein sequence MPYVNIKITNEDVTPEKKAALIKGATQLLVDVLGKNPATTVVVIDEVDTDNWGIAGETVTSRRKEGK, from the coding sequence ATGCCATATGTAAATATCAAAATTACCAATGAAGACGTGACACCAGAAAAAAAAGCTGCCCTCATTAAAGGCGCAACTCAATTACTTGTAGATGTACTCGGTAAAAACCCCGCAACAACAGTTGTAGTGATTGACGAAGTCGATACCGACAACTGGGGCATCGCCGGAGAGACTGTAACCAGCAGAAGAAAAGAAGGAAAATAA
- a CDS encoding 5'-3' exonuclease yields the protein MTNKPHLLIVDGMALLFRSFFASSAMGHYIRLADGTPTNGVQGFARHVLTAQSIYNPTHLAVCWDMGAQTFRNEIFDGYKANRPAPPEEMLPQFDMAKEVSEMIGWQNFGEVGMEADDMIGSMIEKWKDEASITVISGDKDLLQLLNPSTQIAFTKKGYSEYDVYTEERFKEEYLIEPYKFADVKAFMGDSSDGYPGVKGIGPKTALQLIQSYGSIDGVLENLAVLKPAQRNKVSENLEMLKLSHQLAKIQRDMQIDANLEELILKDYAQETFSRLNDRGLSLIAKHARSLYSLV from the coding sequence ATGACAAATAAACCACATCTTTTAATAGTGGATGGAATGGCTCTATTATTCCGTTCTTTTTTTGCCTCTAGTGCGATGGGGCATTATATTCGTTTGGCAGATGGAACACCGACCAATGGGGTTCAAGGATTTGCCCGCCATGTTTTAACTGCTCAATCAATTTATAACCCTACCCATCTTGCCGTTTGCTGGGATATGGGCGCACAAACCTTCCGAAATGAAATTTTTGATGGCTATAAAGCAAATCGTCCTGCACCACCAGAAGAAATGCTGCCTCAATTCGATATGGCGAAAGAAGTATCAGAGATGATTGGCTGGCAAAACTTTGGGGAAGTCGGTATGGAAGCTGACGATATGATTGGCTCAATGATCGAAAAATGGAAGGATGAAGCTTCCATTACGGTCATCTCAGGTGACAAGGATTTACTTCAATTATTAAATCCCTCTACACAAATTGCCTTCACAAAAAAAGGATATTCTGAATACGACGTCTATACAGAAGAACGTTTCAAAGAAGAATACTTAATTGAACCTTACAAGTTTGCGGATGTAAAGGCCTTTATGGGTGACTCAAGTGATGGTTATCCCGGAGTGAAGGGTATTGGTCCAAAAACTGCGTTACAGCTAATCCAAAGTTACGGATCTATCGATGGGGTATTGGAGAATTTAGCTGTACTAAAACCAGCCCAACGTAATAAAGTAAGCGAGAACCTAGAAATGTTGAAGCTTTCACATCAGTTAGCTAAAATTCAAAGAGATATGCAGATTGATGCTAACTTAGAAGAGCTAATTTTGAAGGATTATGCGCAAGAAACTTTTTCACGTCTTAATGACAGAGGGTTAAGCTTAATTGCGAAACATGCACGTTCTTTATATTCATTAGTTTAA
- a CDS encoding YjjG family noncanonical pyrimidine nucleotidase produces MGQYKTLLFDLDDTLLDFGASEEVALQNLFNDQQFTLTPDIKANYKKINESLWKAYENDEMDRDEVVNKRFALLFEQYGINVDGVALEKNYRRYLSEGHHSIEGALDLIQRLHTEFDLYIVTNGASPTQQKRLKDSGLDPYFKKVFVSEDTGYQKPMKGFFDYTFSHIENLDLSKTLIIGDSFSADVTGGWNAGIDTCWVNIKEQVRLSTEIIPTYEIRKLEEIYGILGIERETDGWESLLRTAMK; encoded by the coding sequence ATGGGACAATATAAAACTTTGTTATTTGATTTAGATGATACTCTGCTGGACTTTGGGGCTTCGGAGGAAGTCGCCCTCCAAAACCTATTTAACGATCAACAGTTTACATTAACACCCGACATTAAAGCGAATTACAAAAAAATAAATGAGTCATTATGGAAGGCATATGAAAATGATGAGATGGACCGGGATGAAGTTGTAAATAAGCGATTTGCTCTATTATTCGAACAGTATGGCATCAATGTGGACGGTGTGGCTTTGGAGAAAAACTACCGAAGATATCTTTCGGAAGGTCATCATTCAATAGAGGGAGCATTGGATTTAATTCAAAGGCTGCATACTGAATTTGATTTATATATTGTGACAAACGGTGCTTCACCCACACAGCAAAAACGCTTAAAGGATTCAGGTCTAGATCCGTATTTTAAAAAAGTATTCGTTTCAGAGGATACAGGCTATCAAAAACCGATGAAAGGCTTTTTCGACTATACTTTTTCTCACATCGAAAATTTAGATTTGAGTAAAACGTTAATCATCGGAGATTCCTTTAGTGCTGACGTGACAGGCGGCTGGAATGCCGGAATCGACACTTGCTGGGTTAACATTAAGGAACAAGTGCGTCTTAGCACTGAAATTATACCTACCTATGAAATCCGCAAGCTAGAGGAAATATACGGGATCTTAGGGATTGAAAGAGAAACTGACGGTTGGGAGAGTTTATTGCGAACGGCCATGAAATAA
- a CDS encoding 3-hydroxyacyl-CoA dehydrogenase/enoyl-CoA hydratase family protein, translated as MSYKIQKAAVLGSGVMGSGIAAHLANIGIPTILLDIVPRELTKEEEAKGLTLEHPAIRNRFATSAIQKLLKHKPAPLTSKKNLALISAGNLEDDLDKLKDVDWIIEVVVENLDIKKNLFERIDLVRKPGTIISSNTSGISVNAMSEGLSEDFQKHFLGTHFFNPPRYLKLLEVIPTEQTLPTVVSFMKTFAEDVLGKGVVIGKDTPNFVANRIGTYGLLVTLREMLERGYSVGEVDSVTGTLIGRAKSATFRTLDVVGLDTFLHVAKTVYDQTTSEEQKVFEVPELMKKLVENGWLGAKSGQGFFLKKGKDILEIDPETLAYVPAKKLQTPSIEMAKQTKGLPNKVKTLVYAKDRTGELLWNIFAPTLLYSAEMTGVIADSIVEIDNAMKWGFGWTQGPFEMWDAIGVKQSVEKMEAEGREVPGFVKEFLSQGFESFYTELDGDLAYYNGSEYVKVPVNEKVIDLKRYKKKQGVIKSNSGASLIDLGDGVALLEFHSKSNAIGLDIIQMLNFAIDEVEANYKGLVIGNQGKNFCVGANLGMILMEAQDDNIFELDYTIRAFQKAMRRVKYSTKPVVAAPFGMTLGGGSEVCLPAAHIQASSETYMGLVEVGVGLIPGGGGNLALYEKFLKGLPNGVEIDYQAIANKVFETIAMATVSTSGEEARDNNFLSFADGISVNPDHLIYDAKQAVLALSEAGYTAPVPKKVKVVGAPGYATLLLGAQGMFQSGFISEHDLKIAKKLAYVIAGGLVPYGTSVSEEYLLNLEREAFLSLVADPKSQARMQHMLIKGKPLRN; from the coding sequence ATGTCTTACAAAATTCAAAAAGCAGCCGTACTCGGTTCAGGGGTAATGGGATCAGGAATTGCAGCACATTTAGCAAACATCGGGATTCCAACAATATTATTAGATATAGTACCAAGAGAGTTAACGAAAGAAGAAGAAGCAAAGGGACTTACACTGGAACACCCTGCTATTCGAAATCGTTTTGCGACTAGTGCAATTCAAAAATTGTTAAAGCATAAACCAGCACCACTCACATCCAAGAAAAATTTAGCACTAATCTCTGCGGGGAATTTAGAGGATGATTTAGATAAGCTAAAGGACGTTGACTGGATAATCGAAGTGGTGGTTGAAAACTTAGATATTAAGAAGAATCTATTTGAACGAATAGATTTGGTACGTAAACCAGGAACAATTATTAGTTCAAATACTTCCGGGATTAGCGTAAATGCCATGAGTGAAGGTCTTTCAGAGGATTTCCAAAAGCACTTTTTAGGTACACATTTCTTTAATCCACCAAGATATTTAAAACTATTAGAAGTCATTCCGACAGAACAAACGTTGCCAACGGTTGTTTCCTTTATGAAAACGTTTGCCGAAGATGTGCTGGGTAAAGGGGTTGTAATCGGTAAAGATACACCAAACTTTGTTGCGAACCGAATCGGCACATATGGGTTATTAGTGACATTAAGAGAAATGTTAGAGCGTGGATATTCAGTAGGAGAAGTTGACTCGGTAACTGGGACATTAATTGGCCGAGCAAAATCAGCTACGTTTAGAACTTTAGATGTCGTAGGACTAGATACATTCCTGCACGTAGCTAAAACTGTTTATGATCAAACTACTAGCGAAGAGCAAAAAGTATTTGAAGTGCCAGAACTTATGAAAAAATTAGTTGAAAATGGTTGGTTAGGTGCGAAATCAGGTCAAGGTTTCTTCTTGAAAAAGGGGAAAGACATTCTTGAGATTGACCCTGAAACTTTAGCATATGTACCAGCGAAAAAACTGCAAACACCTTCTATTGAGATGGCCAAACAAACAAAAGGTCTTCCAAATAAAGTGAAGACACTTGTTTATGCCAAAGATCGTACAGGTGAATTATTATGGAACATTTTTGCTCCAACATTACTTTACTCTGCTGAAATGACAGGTGTCATTGCTGATAGTATTGTGGAAATCGATAATGCCATGAAATGGGGCTTCGGCTGGACACAAGGCCCATTTGAAATGTGGGATGCTATCGGTGTTAAGCAATCCGTAGAAAAAATGGAAGCAGAAGGCAGGGAAGTACCTGGCTTCGTTAAGGAGTTTTTATCTCAAGGGTTTGAATCATTCTATACAGAATTAGATGGAGATTTAGCTTATTACAACGGATCTGAGTATGTGAAAGTCCCGGTTAATGAAAAAGTAATCGATTTAAAACGCTATAAGAAAAAACAAGGGGTTATTAAATCGAATTCAGGCGCTAGTTTAATAGATTTAGGGGATGGAGTTGCTTTACTAGAGTTCCACTCGAAATCTAATGCAATCGGACTAGACATTATCCAAATGCTGAATTTCGCAATTGATGAAGTTGAAGCCAATTACAAAGGGCTTGTGATTGGAAACCAAGGCAAAAACTTCTGCGTCGGTGCGAACCTGGGCATGATTTTAATGGAAGCTCAAGATGATAATATTTTTGAATTAGACTATACAATTCGTGCATTCCAAAAAGCGATGCGTCGAGTGAAATACAGTACAAAGCCTGTTGTGGCTGCACCATTTGGCATGACGCTGGGTGGGGGTTCGGAAGTTTGTTTACCGGCTGCTCATATCCAAGCATCCAGTGAAACGTATATGGGCTTAGTAGAGGTAGGGGTAGGTTTAATTCCAGGTGGTGGAGGTAATCTAGCACTCTATGAAAAATTCTTGAAAGGTCTACCAAACGGAGTGGAAATTGACTATCAAGCAATTGCCAATAAGGTGTTTGAAACAATTGCAATGGCTACTGTTTCTACATCGGGTGAAGAAGCACGCGACAATAACTTCCTAAGCTTTGCTGATGGAATTTCAGTTAATCCAGATCATTTAATCTATGATGCAAAACAAGCTGTACTTGCGCTTTCAGAGGCTGGTTATACAGCACCGGTTCCTAAAAAAGTGAAGGTTGTTGGCGCACCGGGTTATGCAACACTTTTATTAGGAGCACAGGGTATGTTCCAATCAGGCTTTATCAGTGAGCATGATTTGAAAATCGCGAAAAAGCTAGCCTACGTAATTGCAGGAGGACTTGTACCATACGGAACAAGCGTTTCAGAAGAGTATTTACTCAACTTAGAACGCGAAGCATTTTTAAGTCTTGTAGCTGATCCGAAATCACAAGCTAGAATGCAGCACATGCTTATCAAGGGGAAACCACTACGTAACTGA
- a CDS encoding acetyl-CoA C-acetyltransferase, which yields MREAVIVAGARTPIAKAKKGSLATVRPDDFGAIVVKETLKRAGYEGPIDDLIMGCAMPEAEQGMNVARNIGALAGLPDSTPAITINRFCSSGLQAIAYAAERVMLGHSKAVLAGGVESMSMIPMTGNTVRLNPKLAEEAPQYYMSMGHTAEEVANRYEVSREDQDAFAVRSHELAEKAIKEGKFKDEIVPIEVVQHYVDGNDKLQSRTFTFDTDEGVRPGTSVEGLAKLRPAFNVKGSVTAGNASQTSDGAAAVLVMDREEAENQGLKPMAKFLGFAVGGVPPEVMGIGPIEAVPKALKIAGLSIDDIDLWELNEAFASQSIQVVRHLGIDMEKVNVNGGAIALGHPLGATGAILTLKLIHELKRQGKKYGVITMCIGGGMGAAGVIEVL from the coding sequence ATGCGTGAAGCCGTAATTGTAGCAGGTGCAAGAACGCCAATTGCTAAGGCGAAAAAAGGATCACTTGCAACCGTACGTCCTGATGATTTTGGGGCAATAGTAGTAAAAGAAACATTAAAAAGAGCTGGCTATGAAGGTCCTATAGATGATTTGATTATGGGTTGTGCAATGCCTGAAGCAGAACAAGGAATGAATGTTGCGCGAAATATCGGTGCATTGGCGGGGCTGCCAGATTCAACACCGGCAATCACAATTAACCGTTTTTGTTCTTCAGGTCTTCAAGCAATAGCTTATGCAGCAGAACGTGTAATGCTAGGCCATTCTAAAGCCGTTCTTGCTGGTGGAGTGGAATCAATGAGCATGATTCCAATGACAGGAAATACTGTCCGTCTTAATCCCAAGCTAGCTGAAGAAGCACCTCAATATTATATGAGTATGGGTCATACTGCTGAGGAAGTAGCCAATCGCTATGAAGTAAGCAGGGAAGATCAGGATGCTTTTGCAGTTCGTTCTCATGAATTAGCTGAAAAAGCGATTAAAGAAGGTAAATTTAAAGATGAAATCGTTCCAATTGAAGTTGTTCAGCATTATGTTGATGGCAACGATAAACTTCAATCGAGAACATTTACTTTTGATACAGATGAAGGGGTTCGACCAGGTACATCTGTGGAAGGTCTTGCTAAATTACGCCCAGCCTTTAATGTAAAAGGCTCTGTAACGGCAGGGAATGCTTCTCAAACATCTGATGGTGCTGCGGCTGTTCTTGTAATGGACCGTGAAGAAGCAGAAAATCAAGGATTAAAACCAATGGCGAAGTTTTTAGGCTTTGCAGTTGGTGGCGTTCCACCCGAAGTAATGGGAATTGGTCCGATTGAAGCAGTACCAAAAGCGTTAAAAATCGCTGGTCTATCAATTGATGATATCGACCTTTGGGAGCTAAATGAAGCCTTTGCTTCTCAATCGATTCAAGTGGTTCGCCATTTGGGAATTGATATGGAAAAAGTGAATGTTAACGGTGGGGCGATTGCTTTAGGCCATCCTCTTGGTGCAACAGGTGCCATTTTAACCTTAAAACTGATCCATGAGCTAAAACGTCAAGGCAAAAAATATGGCGTTATTACAATGTGTATCGGTGGCGGAATGGGTGCTGCCGGAGTAATTGAAGTTTTATAA